In one Winogradskyella sp. MH6 genomic region, the following are encoded:
- the rodA gene encoding rod shape-determining protein RodA, whose translation MLRENQRRFKFDWITIILFLLLVGFGYINILSASHDGEVTSYLNMTELYGKQLVFIGLTFVIIILILSLEAKFYERFASIIYLVAILALVGLFIFGKDVNGARSWYGIGSMTIQPSEFAKFATALAVAKYISDLQTNMKTLKDQIRVAAIIFIPALLILLQNDAGSTIVYTAFFFVFYREGLQQIYLIAALSFIFLAVLSLKFGIIATTIAAAIVLTIRYFTRKKKRASKLQYVLVLFLAIGFAYGVKLFYNHGLQTHQQNRISLWLRLEKDPAKLEKMRKSEAYNLIQSEEAISSGGLTGKGFLEGTRTTGKFVPEQETDYIFSTVGEEWGFVGSSIVVFLFVFLIIRILYLAEAQKSQFSRVYGYGVASILFIHFTINIGMVMGLIPTVGIPLPFFSYGGSGLWGFTILLFIFVKLDSNKINEW comes from the coding sequence ATGCTTAGAGAAAATCAAAGACGTTTTAAGTTTGACTGGATTACAATTATCCTTTTTCTTTTGTTAGTAGGTTTTGGCTATATTAATATTTTATCCGCATCTCATGATGGAGAGGTAACGAGTTATCTTAACATGACTGAACTTTATGGAAAACAATTGGTTTTTATTGGATTAACCTTTGTAATCATTATTTTGATTCTATCTCTTGAAGCCAAGTTTTATGAACGTTTTGCTAGTATTATATATTTGGTCGCCATTTTAGCATTAGTCGGTCTCTTTATTTTTGGTAAAGATGTAAATGGAGCACGCTCGTGGTATGGCATTGGTAGCATGACTATTCAACCTAGTGAGTTTGCTAAGTTTGCCACAGCCTTAGCCGTAGCGAAGTACATCAGCGATTTGCAGACCAACATGAAGACCCTAAAGGATCAAATTCGTGTTGCCGCTATTATTTTTATTCCTGCTCTATTAATATTACTACAAAATGATGCAGGAAGTACTATTGTTTATACTGCCTTTTTCTTTGTTTTTTACAGGGAAGGCTTGCAACAAATTTATTTAATCGCTGCCTTATCTTTTATCTTTTTAGCAGTTCTATCTTTAAAGTTTGGTATTATAGCTACCACAATCGCTGCAGCAATTGTACTCACAATACGCTATTTTACAAGAAAAAAGAAACGTGCTTCAAAACTTCAATATGTACTTGTATTATTTTTAGCCATTGGATTTGCTTATGGTGTAAAACTATTCTACAACCATGGCTTACAAACCCATCAACAAAATAGAATTAGTCTTTGGTTGCGTTTAGAAAAAGATCCTGCAAAACTCGAAAAAATGAGAAAATCTGAAGCCTATAACCTTATTCAATCAGAAGAAGCTATAAGCTCTGGTGGGTTAACAGGAAAAGGATTTCTTGAAGGGACAAGGACAACAGGGAAATTTGTCCCAGAACAAGAAACAGATTATATTTTTAGTACTGTAGGCGAAGAATGGGGATTTGTTGGCAGTAGTATTGTAGTTTTTCTGTTTGTGTTTTTAATTATTAGAATCCTGTATTTAGCAGAAGCTCAAAAATCGCAATTTAGCCGTGTTTATGGCTATGGTGTCGCCTCTATTCTTTTTATTCACTTTACTATAAATATTGGCATGGTAATGGGCTTAATACCTACTGTTGGTATCCCTTTGCCCTTTTTTAGTTATGGTGGCTCAGGACTTTGGGGCTTTACCATTTTACTCTTCATTTTTGTGAAGTTGGATAGTAATAAAATTAATGAATGGTAA
- the mreC gene encoding rod shape-determining protein MreC, giving the protein MQQIINFVIRNKTFLLFFFLFSVGLALTIQSHSYHRSKFINSANALSGGVYGTVNSIDKYFDLEQENKILAEENKRLKEQLFNSIDSENNVVIDTTISRENYRITTADVYKNSYSSTNNFLTINKGKNDSVKQDFGVITSKGIIGIIDNTSKNYATVLSILSKKSRINAKLKNSNHIGSLTWNVKSPEFVQLIDVSKFAPVKVGDTIVTGGQSSIFPKGINIGSIESFETDISGDTYTIQVKLFNDMTNIGTIYILENQDRDEILNLQSSSNE; this is encoded by the coding sequence ATGCAACAAATCATAAATTTTGTTATTAGAAACAAAACCTTTCTGTTGTTTTTTTTCCTTTTTAGTGTTGGTTTAGCGCTCACTATCCAATCACATTCCTATCACAGAAGTAAGTTTATAAACTCTGCAAATGCATTATCTGGAGGTGTTTATGGTACTGTAAACTCAATTGATAAGTATTTTGATTTAGAGCAAGAAAACAAAATACTTGCTGAAGAGAACAAACGCTTAAAGGAGCAGCTTTTCAATTCTATCGACTCAGAAAACAATGTAGTTATAGATACTACAATCTCTAGAGAAAACTACAGAATAACAACTGCAGATGTCTATAAAAACAGTTATTCTTCAACCAATAATTTTCTTACCATCAACAAAGGTAAGAACGATAGCGTAAAACAAGATTTTGGAGTCATAACATCAAAAGGCATTATTGGTATTATTGATAACACCTCAAAAAATTACGCTACTGTACTTTCCATTTTAAGTAAAAAAAGTAGAATTAATGCCAAATTGAAAAACTCAAACCATATAGGTTCTTTAACTTGGAACGTTAAATCACCTGAATTTGTTCAGCTAATCGATGTATCTAAGTTTGCGCCTGTAAAAGTTGGAGATACTATTGTTACTGGTGGTCAATCCTCAATTTTCCCAAAAGGAATTAACATAGGAAGCATTGAAAGTTTTGAAACCGACATTAGCGGAGATACGTATACGATTCAGGTAAAATTGTTTAACGATATGACCAATATCGGAACCATTTACATCCTCGAAAACCAAGACAGGGACGAAATTTTGAATTTACAAAGTAGCAGCAATGAATAA
- a CDS encoding rod shape-determining protein: protein MGFFDFLTEEIAIDLGTANTLIIHNDKVVVDNPSIVARDRISNKIIAVGKEANMMQGKTHENIKTIRPLKDGVIADFDASEQMISMFIKNIPALKKKFFNPALRMVVCIPSGITEVEMRAVKESCERVNGKEVYLIHEPMAAAIGIGVDIMQPKGNMIVDIGGGTTEIAVIALGGIVCDKSVKVAGDVFTNDIIYYMRTQHNLYVGDRTAEKIKIQIGAATEDLELPPEDMSVQGRDLLTGKPKQVQISYREIAKALDKSILRIEDSVMETLSQTPPELAADIYNTGIYLAGGGSMLRGLDKRLSQKTDLPVYIAEDPLRAVVRGTGIVLKNLPKFKSVLIK, encoded by the coding sequence ATGGGATTTTTTGATTTCCTAACGGAAGAAATAGCCATAGATTTAGGAACCGCAAACACACTAATTATACACAACGATAAAGTTGTTGTAGATAACCCTTCTATAGTAGCAAGAGACCGTATTAGTAATAAAATAATTGCTGTTGGTAAAGAAGCCAACATGATGCAAGGTAAAACGCACGAGAACATTAAAACGATTAGACCTCTAAAAGATGGTGTAATTGCAGATTTTGATGCCTCTGAACAAATGATAAGTATGTTTATAAAAAACATACCTGCACTAAAGAAAAAGTTTTTTAATCCTGCATTACGAATGGTTGTTTGTATTCCTTCTGGTATTACTGAAGTTGAAATGCGAGCGGTAAAAGAATCTTGTGAGCGTGTTAATGGTAAAGAGGTTTACCTTATCCATGAGCCAATGGCTGCAGCTATTGGTATTGGCGTAGATATTATGCAACCAAAAGGTAATATGATTGTAGATATAGGTGGTGGTACTACTGAAATTGCAGTTATAGCACTTGGAGGTATTGTTTGTGACAAATCTGTTAAAGTTGCTGGTGATGTATTTACCAACGATATTATCTATTACATGCGTACACAACATAACTTGTACGTTGGAGATAGAACTGCCGAAAAGATAAAAATTCAAATTGGAGCTGCAACGGAAGATCTTGAATTACCACCTGAAGATATGAGCGTTCAAGGACGTGATTTATTAACCGGTAAGCCTAAACAGGTTCAGATTTCATATAGAGAGATTGCTAAAGCATTAGATAAATCTATCTTAAGAATTGAAGATTCTGTAATGGAAACCTTATCTCAAACTCCACCTGAATTAGCCGCAGACATATACAACACAGGTATTTATCTTGCAGGTGGTGGATCTATGTTAAGAGGCTTAGACAAACGTTTGTCTCAAAAAACAGATTTACCAGTTTATATCGCAGAAGACCCATTAAGAGCCGTAGTAAGAGGTACAGGAATTGTACTTAAAAACTTACCAAAATTCAAAAGCGTATTGATAAAATAA
- the mrdA gene encoding penicillin-binding protein 2, whose protein sequence is MRKLLLLTTVILVGLVFIARLFYLQVYGGYEYDIFEDTAIKKEYTYPKRGYVYDRNGKLLVANQPSYDVMVIPREVEPLDSLELIEFCNLLKITKEDYDKKLERAKNYSPRLPSPFVPQLSKSDYAVLQEKMRKYTGFYIQKRSLRSYQTTIGANVLGDIGEVNRSIIEKQPYYKLGDLIGKQGVEQSYEDILRGTKGIKFIQKDRFNKNIGPFKEGTLDTLPVPGKDITITIDSELQAYGELLMKHKRGGIVAIEPSSGEILAMVTGPSYNPNILVGRNRSENYNKLHYDTIAKPLYDRGLLAQYPPGSPFKVINALIGLQEGVVDEHDTFSCKMGYYYGSRRLTGCHHHRSPVDMNMGIAQSCNAYFVNVYRRIVDKYDDAGDGMNVWAKHAKSFGLGDFLNNDLSVGRPGRIPDGNYYDRAYGDNRWGSTYIVSNAIGQGEVEATPIQLANMAAAIGNRGYYYTPHIIKTIEGDTIPSNFTTPKYTTIDRKHFEPIIEGMFDVYNDGTAKALRVEGIEICGKTGTAENFAIIDGKKTQLTDHSIFVAFAPKDNPKIAIAVFVENGYWGSRFAGRMASLMIEKYIKGHITRTDLENWILTHSLEDEYAKPLSGEPFKINKETTLQVIDNYAIKPEGQETLKQ, encoded by the coding sequence ATGAGAAAACTTTTACTCTTAACCACTGTTATACTTGTTGGCCTTGTTTTTATAGCACGTCTGTTCTATCTACAAGTCTATGGAGGTTATGAGTATGACATCTTTGAAGATACAGCAATAAAGAAAGAGTACACTTATCCTAAGCGTGGTTATGTCTATGACAGAAACGGAAAATTACTCGTGGCCAACCAACCATCATATGATGTTATGGTCATTCCCAGAGAAGTAGAACCATTAGATTCTTTAGAACTGATTGAGTTTTGCAATCTTCTGAAGATTACAAAAGAAGACTATGACAAAAAATTAGAGCGCGCCAAGAACTACTCTCCACGATTACCATCACCTTTTGTTCCACAGTTATCAAAATCTGATTATGCTGTACTTCAGGAAAAAATGCGAAAGTATACAGGTTTCTATATTCAGAAGCGTTCATTAAGATCATACCAAACCACAATTGGAGCAAATGTATTAGGCGATATAGGCGAAGTTAATCGAAGTATTATTGAAAAACAGCCCTATTACAAGTTGGGAGATTTAATCGGTAAACAAGGTGTTGAGCAATCCTATGAAGACATCCTTAGAGGAACAAAAGGCATAAAATTTATTCAAAAAGATAGATTTAATAAAAATATTGGTCCTTTTAAGGAAGGAACTCTAGACACATTACCTGTTCCTGGCAAAGATATCACCATTACTATAGATTCAGAATTGCAAGCTTATGGAGAGCTTTTAATGAAACATAAACGAGGAGGTATAGTCGCTATAGAACCTAGTAGCGGTGAGATATTAGCTATGGTTACAGGTCCAAGTTACAACCCAAATATTCTCGTTGGAAGAAACCGCTCTGAGAATTACAATAAATTGCACTACGATACTATTGCAAAACCATTATATGATAGAGGATTGCTAGCACAATATCCTCCTGGCTCACCTTTTAAGGTTATAAATGCACTAATAGGCTTACAAGAAGGTGTTGTAGATGAACACGACACTTTTAGCTGCAAAATGGGTTATTATTATGGCAGCAGACGTTTAACCGGTTGCCACCACCACAGAAGCCCTGTTGATATGAACATGGGAATAGCACAGTCGTGTAATGCTTATTTTGTAAATGTCTACAGACGTATTGTTGACAAATATGATGATGCTGGAGATGGCATGAACGTTTGGGCTAAGCATGCTAAAAGTTTTGGCTTAGGTGACTTTTTAAATAACGATTTATCTGTTGGTCGTCCTGGCCGAATACCAGATGGAAATTATTATGATAGAGCATACGGAGATAATCGTTGGGGCTCAACCTATATTGTTTCTAATGCGATTGGCCAAGGCGAAGTTGAAGCCACTCCAATTCAATTAGCCAATATGGCTGCTGCCATCGGAAATCGCGGCTATTACTACACACCACATATTATAAAAACTATTGAAGGCGATACCATTCCTTCAAATTTCACCACACCAAAATATACAACGATAGACAGAAAACATTTTGAACCTATAATAGAAGGTATGTTTGATGTATATAACGATGGTACCGCAAAAGCTCTAAGAGTTGAGGGTATCGAAATTTGTGGAAAAACAGGTACAGCCGAAAATTTTGCTATAATTGATGGTAAAAAAACACAATTAACCGATCATTCTATTTTTGTGGCTTTTGCACCAAAAGATAATCCTAAAATAGCTATAGCTGTTTTTGTTGAAAACGGATATTGGGGAAGTCGCTTTGCTGGTCGAATGGCAAGTTTAATGATTGAAAAATACATTAAAGGTCATATTACCAGAACAGACTTAGAGAATTGGATTCTAACGCATAGCCTTGAAGATGAATATGCAAAACCTTTGTCTGGAGAACCTTTTAAGATCAATAAAGAAACAACACTTCAAGTTATAGATAATTACGCTATAAAACCGGAGGGACAAGAGACCTTAAAACAATAG
- the purH gene encoding bifunctional phosphoribosylaminoimidazolecarboxamide formyltransferase/IMP cyclohydrolase: MSNKTISSALISVFSKDGLEPIVKKLNDLNVTIYSTGGTEKFIKDLGINVVPVEDVTSYPSILGGRVKTLHPKVFGGILNRQNHEGDVAELAEFEIPQIDLVIVDLYPFEKTVASGASNQDIIEKIDIGGISLIRAAAKNYADVTCVSSVDDYAEFLELLESKKGETSEEDRKRFATKAFNVSSHYDSAIFNYFNKNEEETVLKISETKGKVLRYGENPHQKGFFFGDFDAMFTKLHGKELSYNNLLDVDAAVNLILEFKGEDPTFAILKHNNACGFAQRDTIHQAYVDALAGDPVSAFGGILISNTEIDKATAEEIHKLFCEVVIAPSFSNEALEILKGKKNRILLILNDVELSEKTVRTCLNGVLVQDKDNKTDSLEDLNTATTKAPTDAEKEDLIFASKLCKHTKSNTIVLAKNKQLLASGTGQTSRVDALNQAIHKAKSFNFDLEGAVMASDAFFPFPDCVEIADNAGITAVIQPGGSIKDELSINYCNENNVAMVFTGTRHFKH; encoded by the coding sequence ATGAGCAACAAAACCATCTCCTCAGCACTAATTTCGGTATTTAGTAAAGACGGATTAGAACCAATCGTAAAAAAATTAAACGACCTTAACGTTACTATTTATTCAACTGGTGGAACAGAAAAATTTATTAAAGACTTAGGCATTAATGTCGTTCCTGTAGAAGATGTTACATCTTACCCTTCAATCCTAGGTGGAAGAGTTAAAACTTTACATCCAAAAGTTTTTGGTGGTATTTTAAACCGTCAAAATCACGAAGGTGACGTAGCAGAGCTTGCTGAGTTTGAAATTCCGCAAATAGACTTGGTAATTGTTGACTTATATCCTTTTGAAAAAACGGTGGCTTCTGGTGCCAGCAATCAAGATATTATTGAAAAAATTGACATTGGAGGTATTTCACTCATTAGAGCTGCCGCTAAAAACTATGCAGATGTTACATGTGTATCTTCTGTAGATGATTATGCTGAATTTTTAGAATTACTTGAATCTAAAAAAGGTGAAACTTCTGAAGAAGATCGTAAGCGTTTTGCTACAAAGGCATTTAATGTATCTTCTCATTATGATTCTGCTATTTTTAACTATTTCAATAAGAATGAAGAAGAAACAGTTTTAAAGATTAGTGAGACAAAAGGAAAAGTATTGCGTTATGGCGAAAACCCTCACCAAAAAGGCTTTTTCTTTGGTGATTTTGATGCAATGTTCACAAAACTTCACGGTAAAGAATTAAGCTACAACAACCTTTTAGACGTTGATGCTGCTGTAAATCTTATTTTAGAATTTAAAGGTGAAGACCCTACTTTTGCTATTTTAAAACACAATAATGCATGTGGTTTTGCACAAAGAGATACTATTCATCAAGCCTATGTAGATGCTTTAGCTGGTGATCCTGTTTCTGCTTTTGGTGGTATTTTAATCTCAAATACAGAGATTGATAAAGCAACTGCAGAAGAAATTCACAAGTTATTCTGTGAGGTTGTTATTGCACCTTCATTTAGTAACGAAGCTTTAGAGATTTTAAAAGGAAAGAAAAACAGAATTCTTTTAATCTTAAATGATGTTGAACTATCTGAAAAAACTGTTAGAACCTGCTTGAATGGCGTTTTAGTTCAAGACAAAGACAACAAAACTGACAGTTTAGAAGATCTAAATACTGCAACAACAAAAGCACCAACAGATGCTGAAAAAGAAGATTTAATTTTTGCTTCAAAACTATGTAAGCACACAAAATCTAACACCATAGTTCTTGCAAAAAACAAGCAACTTTTAGCAAGCGGAACAGGACAAACAAGCCGTGTAGATGCACTAAACCAAGCTATTCACAAAGCAAAATCTTTTAATTTTGATTTAGAAGGAGCTGTTATGGCAAGCGATGCATTTTTCCCTTTTCCTGATTGTGTAGAGATTGCAGATAATGCTGGTATCACTGCTGTGATTCAACCTGGTGGCTCTATTAAAGACGAATTAAGTATCAATTATTGTAATGAAAATAATGTTGCTATGGTCTTTACAGGAACACGTCATTTTAAGCACTAA
- a CDS encoding valine--tRNA ligase, with the protein MEIPSKYNALSVEKKWYDYWMQHNYFHSTPDEREPYTIVIPPPNVTGILHMGHMLNNTIQDVLIRRARLLGKNACWVPGTDHASIATEAKVVAKLKAEGIDKNDLTRDEFLKHAWDWTHEYGGVILEQLKKLGCSCDWDRTKFTMDDDMSEAVIKVFVDLYNKGLIYRGYRMVNWDPEAKTTLSDEEVEYVEKQGKLYYVNYKIEGSDDTLTIATTRPETILGDSAICINPEDPRHQNLKGKKAIVPICNRVIPIIEDDYVDVEFGTGCLKVTPAHDENDKVLGDKHNLEVIDIFNEDATLNSYGMHYEGQDRFAVRKAIVKELESLGQIEKIEDYTNRVGISERTKAIIEPRLSDQWFLKMEDLAKPALDAVLTNGDVKLFPKKFENTYRHWMENIRDWNISRQLLWGQQIPAYYYGDGKEDFVVAETIEDAVKLAQEKTSNSELQTSDLRQETDALDTWFSSWLWPMSVFDGIRNPENEEIKYYYPTNDLVTGPDILFFWVARMIIAGYEYKGERPFENVYLTGLVRDKQRRKMSKSLGNSPDALKLIEEYGADGVRVGLLLSSAAGNDLLFDEALCQQGKGLGNKVWSAFYLTTLWGVSDKIEQPQSSKIGLEWYEAKFQKVLVEIEDHFSKYRLSDALMAIYKLIFDDFCGWLLEIVKPAYGEPIDAITYNKLIALFEDNLKIMHPFMPFITEEIWQTMKSRSPEEALIIAKWPAQKDSNDALISQFDFASEVISGIRNIRKQKNIAFKDAIGFSVVNNENVEPAFDEVIAKMGNLSSFDYVNESVDGALTFRVKSNEYFIPMEGSINVEAEVKKLTEELNYTEGFLKSVQKKLSNERFVNNAPEQVVASEKKKEADALAKIETIKASLASLN; encoded by the coding sequence ATGGAAATTCCATCAAAATATAACGCATTGTCAGTAGAAAAGAAGTGGTACGACTACTGGATGCAGCACAATTATTTTCACTCTACACCAGATGAAAGAGAGCCATACACCATAGTAATTCCACCACCTAACGTTACAGGAATTTTACATATGGGACATATGTTGAATAACACCATTCAAGATGTATTAATTCGTCGTGCACGTTTATTAGGAAAAAATGCATGTTGGGTTCCTGGTACAGACCATGCCTCAATCGCAACAGAAGCTAAAGTTGTTGCCAAGTTAAAAGCTGAAGGCATAGATAAAAACGATTTAACACGTGATGAATTTCTAAAACATGCATGGGATTGGACGCATGAATATGGAGGCGTTATTCTAGAGCAATTAAAGAAATTAGGATGTTCTTGCGATTGGGACAGAACCAAGTTTACCATGGACGACGATATGTCTGAAGCTGTAATAAAGGTTTTTGTTGACCTATATAATAAAGGACTTATTTATCGTGGTTACCGCATGGTAAATTGGGACCCAGAAGCTAAGACAACACTCTCTGATGAAGAGGTAGAATATGTTGAAAAACAAGGAAAGCTTTACTATGTAAACTATAAAATAGAAGGGTCTGATGATACCTTAACTATTGCTACAACACGGCCTGAAACTATTTTAGGTGACTCGGCAATTTGTATTAATCCAGAAGATCCAAGACATCAAAATCTTAAGGGTAAGAAAGCTATTGTGCCAATTTGCAATCGAGTTATCCCAATTATTGAAGATGACTATGTAGATGTAGAGTTTGGTACTGGTTGCTTAAAAGTAACACCTGCACACGATGAAAATGATAAGGTGTTAGGCGACAAGCATAACTTAGAAGTTATAGACATTTTTAATGAAGATGCTACGCTAAATAGTTACGGTATGCATTACGAAGGTCAAGATCGTTTTGCGGTTCGTAAAGCTATTGTGAAGGAATTAGAATCTTTAGGTCAAATCGAAAAGATTGAAGATTACACCAATAGAGTTGGTATTTCTGAGCGTACAAAAGCGATTATAGAACCTCGTTTAAGCGACCAATGGTTCTTAAAAATGGAAGATTTGGCTAAGCCAGCTTTAGATGCTGTTCTTACAAATGGAGATGTGAAGCTTTTTCCTAAAAAGTTTGAAAATACATACCGTCACTGGATGGAAAACATCAGAGATTGGAACATTTCGCGTCAGTTACTTTGGGGACAACAAATTCCTGCGTATTACTATGGTGATGGAAAAGAAGATTTTGTTGTTGCAGAAACTATTGAAGACGCTGTAAAACTTGCTCAAGAAAAAACATCTAATTCAGAGCTTCAAACTTCAGACTTACGTCAGGAAACTGACGCACTAGATACATGGTTTTCATCTTGGCTATGGCCAATGAGTGTTTTTGATGGAATACGAAATCCTGAAAACGAAGAAATAAAATACTACTACCCAACCAATGATTTGGTAACAGGTCCAGACATTCTGTTCTTTTGGGTAGCTCGTATGATTATTGCAGGTTATGAGTATAAAGGAGAAAGACCATTTGAAAATGTTTACCTAACCGGATTGGTAAGAGATAAGCAGAGAAGAAAAATGTCTAAGTCGCTTGGTAATTCACCAGATGCCTTAAAGCTTATTGAAGAATATGGTGCAGACGGCGTAAGAGTTGGTTTGTTATTGAGTTCTGCAGCAGGTAATGATTTGTTGTTTGATGAAGCTTTATGTCAACAAGGTAAAGGATTAGGAAACAAAGTTTGGAGTGCTTTTTATCTAACAACACTTTGGGGTGTATCTGATAAAATTGAACAACCTCAATCGAGCAAAATTGGTTTAGAGTGGTACGAAGCTAAATTTCAAAAAGTACTAGTAGAAATCGAAGATCATTTTAGCAAATACCGTCTTAGTGATGCGTTAATGGCTATTTACAAATTAATTTTTGATGATTTCTGTGGATGGTTGTTAGAGATTGTAAAGCCAGCTTATGGTGAGCCTATTGATGCAATAACATACAATAAATTAATCGCATTATTTGAAGATAACTTAAAAATTATGCACCCATTTATGCCATTTATCACTGAAGAAATTTGGCAAACTATGAAATCGCGCTCACCAGAAGAAGCCTTAATCATAGCAAAATGGCCAGCTCAAAAGGATTCAAATGATGCATTAATTTCGCAGTTTGACTTTGCATCTGAAGTGATTTCTGGAATCAGAAATATCAGAAAACAAAAGAATATTGCATTCAAAGATGCTATAGGATTCTCAGTTGTAAATAACGAAAATGTTGAACCAGCTTTTGATGAGGTTATTGCCAAAATGGGTAATCTAAGTAGTTTCGATTATGTTAATGAGTCTGTAGATGGTGCTTTAACCTTTAGAGTAAAATCTAACGAATACTTTATTCCAATGGAAGGAAGTATTAATGTTGAAGCAGAAGTTAAAAAGTTGACAGAAGAATTAAATTATACAGAAGGGTTCTTAAAATCGGTTCAAAAGAAATTATCTAACGAACGTTTTGTAAACAATGCGCCAGAGCAAGTTGTAGCTTCTGAAAAGAAAAAGGAAGCAGATGCTTTAGCTAAAATTGAAACAATTAAAGCAAGTTTAGCAAGTTTGAATTAA
- a CDS encoding rod shape-determining protein MreD — MGYINPYIYIIFIFLFPIRENRLILLITSFLLGMLVDMFLDSGGVHAAASVVLAYARPVFLKTSFGMLYEHQSIKFSNTELGSLITYITLGTFTHHLILFSLEVFNISGILLILKKTLFSSIFTIILCILIIVLFSRNKK, encoded by the coding sequence ATGGGTTACATTAACCCATATATCTACATCATTTTCATCTTTCTATTTCCTATTAGAGAAAATCGACTTATTTTATTAATAACAAGTTTTTTATTAGGCATGTTAGTTGATATGTTTTTGGATTCTGGTGGTGTACATGCAGCCGCCTCTGTTGTATTAGCTTATGCCAGACCAGTATTCTTAAAAACTTCTTTTGGTATGCTCTACGAGCATCAAAGCATAAAATTTAGCAATACAGAGTTAGGTAGTTTAATTACATACATTACTCTCGGTACTTTTACTCACCACCTCATTCTATTTTCGTTAGAAGTTTTTAACATTTCTGGCATACTTTTAATCTTGAAAAAAACGTTATTCTCCAGTATTTTTACTATAATACTTTGTATCCTAATCATAGTCCTATTTAGTCGAAATAAAAAATGA